Proteins encoded together in one Lepisosteus oculatus isolate fLepOcu1 chromosome 2, fLepOcu1.hap2, whole genome shotgun sequence window:
- the LOC102688634 gene encoding trace amine-associated receptor 1-like → MTENTLFCYESVNKSCVKHIYLTTVRTPIYMIFVAIILFTVFGNLFVVISIAHFKQLHTPTNFLVLSLAFADLLLGGFVMPPSMVRSLETCWYYGDLFCKIHSSTDVMLCTTSIFHLSFISIDRYYAICEPLKYKTKINISVALNMVVISWSISAVIGFGLIFLELNIKGKEDVYYENVYCVGGCTLIQTEISSLICSLLAFYIPGFIMLGIYLKIFHVARRQARAIEGLVSQSKSSEHSKTMTSSKTERKAAKALGIVMGVFLCCWMPCFLSSSLDPIFNYSIPPILFEFFMWLGYLNSTLNPLVYAFFYSWFRKALVMILFGQIFQANSSRTKLISN, encoded by the coding sequence ATGACTGAAAATACACTATTCTGTTATGAATCTGTGAATAAGTCATgtgtaaaacacatttatttgacCACAGTACGTACTCCAATATACATGATCTTTGTAGCAATTATTCTCTTTACTGTTTTTGGAAACTTGTTTGTCGTCATCTCCATCGCACACTTCAAACAGCTTCACACACCAACCAATTTTCTCGTTCTCTCATTAGCGTTTGCTGACTTGTTATTAGGAGGATTTGTTATGCCTCCCAGTATGGTCCGATCACTTGAAACTTGTTGGTACTACGGAGACTTGTTTTGTAAAATCCATTCCAGCACAGATGTAATGTTATGTACTACTTCTATATTCCATCTCTCCTTCATTTCAATTGATCGATATTATGCCATCTGTGAACCGCtaaaatacaaaaccaaaatcaACATTTCTGTTGCGCTTAACATGGTTGTCATTAGTTGGAGTATTTCAGCTGTTATTGGATTTGGACTGATTTTTCTAGAGTTAAATATAAAGGGGAAGGAAGATGTCTACTATGAGAATGTATATTGTGTAGGGGGCTGTACTCTGATACAGACTGAAATATCTAGCCTGATTTGTTCCCTGCTGGCGTTTTACATCCCGGGGTTTATTATGTTAGGaatatatttgaaaattttcCATGTAGCAAGGAGACAAGCCAGGGCAATTGAAGGCCTCGTATCCCAGAGTAAGAGCTCAGAACACAGCAAAACAATGACTTCAAgcaagacagaaagaaaagctGCGAAGGCTCTGGGAATAGTGATGGGGGTCTTTCTCTGCTGCTGGATGCCATGTTTCTTGAGTAGTAGCCTGGAtcctatttttaattattcaattccacccattttatttgaattttttatgtGGCTAGGATACTTAAATTCTACACTTAATCCTCTTGTCTATGCTTTCTTTTACAGCTGGTTCAGAAAAGCTCTTGTTATGATACTGTTTGGTCAAATATTCCAAGCCAATTCTTCAAGAACAAAActaatttcaaattaa